The proteins below are encoded in one region of Centropristis striata isolate RG_2023a ecotype Rhode Island chromosome 12, C.striata_1.0, whole genome shotgun sequence:
- the LOC131981785 gene encoding POU domain, class 3, transcription factor 4-like: protein MATAASSPYTLLSSSPMIHPDSQAMQPASPYRGHQKLLQSDYLQSVQSNGHPLGHQWASSLSEGSPWSASMDQQDVKPGREDLQLGIIHHRSPHVAHHSPHHNNHGNHPGAWGTPVSHNSSITSGQQINIYSQTGFTVNGMLDHGGLTPPPNPQGQGMHPGLRDTLSPEHSDLGGHHCHDHSDEETPTSDELEHFAKQFKQRRIKLGFTQADVGLALGTLYGNVFSQTTICRFEALQLSFKNMCKLKPLLNKWLEEADSSTGSSSSIDKIAAQGRKRKKRTSIEVSVKGVLETHFLKCPKPSAQEITSLADSLQLEKEVVRVWFCNRRQKEKRMTPPGEPPPHEGPYSHSGSAGDASSCHDL, encoded by the coding sequence ATGGCCACAGCTGCCTCCAGCCCCTACACCCTGCTCAGCTCCAGTCCCATGATCCACCCGGACAGCCAGGCCATGCAGCCTGCTAGCCCCTACAGAGGACACCAGAAACTCCTCCAGAGTGATTACCTGCAGAGCGTCCAGAGCAACGGGCACCCCCTCGGGCACCAGTGGGCGAGCAGTCTGTCGGAGGGCAGCCCCTGGTCGGCCTCCATGGACCAGCAGGACGTAAAACCAGGCCGAGAAGACCTGCAGCTTGGCATCATCCATCACCGCTCCCCGCACGTAGCGCATCACTCCCCTCATCACAACAACCATGGCAACCACCCGGGAGCCTGGGGGACTCCGGTGTCCCACAACTCCTCCATCACCAGCGGGCAGCAGATCAACATCTACTCCCAGACGGGCTTCACTGTCAACGGCATGCTGGACCACGGTGGCCTCACACCTCCACCCAACCCGCAGGGCCAAGGCATGCACCCGGGCCTCAGGGACACGCTCAGCCCCGAGCACAGCGACCTCGGCGGGCACCACTGCCACGACCACTCCGACGAGGAGACGCCGACTTCGGACGAGCTGGAGCACTTTGCCAAGCAGTTCAAACAGCGGAGAATCAAGCTGGGCTTTACGCAGGCGGACGTGGGGTTGGCTCTGGGCACGCTGTACGGTAACGTCTTTTCCCAAACCACCATCTGCAGGTTCGAGGCTCTGCAGCTGAGCTTTAAAAACATGTGCAAACTAAAGCCGCTGCTGAACAAGTGGCTGGAGGAGGCGGACTCGTCCACAGGCAGCTCTAGCAGTATAGACAAGATAGCAGCTCaggggaggaagagaaagaagaggacGTCCATCGAGGTGAGCGTCAAGGGGGTCCTGGAGACGCACTTTCTCAAGTGTCCCAAACCCTCCGCGCAGGAGATCACCTCGCTGGCGGACTCGCTGCAGCTGGAGAAGGAGGTGGTGCGCGTTTGGTTCTGCAACCGGAGGCAGAAGGAGAAGCGCATGACGCCGCCGGGAGAGCCGCCGCCGCACGAGGGACCCTATTCTCACAGCGGGAGCGCGGGAGATGCCTCCTCGTGCCATGATCTCTGA